TGTAAGTAAAAAGGACACGCCAAGCGTGTCCTTTGTCTATTATGATCGCAAACTTTCAATATTTGTCAGTATTCTTTCCGCAAGCTTAATAAACACAAACGAAAGGACTGCACTGTAACCTGAAAGAATCAAAAACCCAATGAGGGATGAAGTGAAGATGCTCATGGTGATACCAATGGTTGGCACAATCAGGGCGATAAATACCACAACCATGTTCACAAATTGGGAAATAGTGGCCCCCAGTTTGGAACCCAAGTATTCACGCGCGATGACTGAGAGATAGACAATCATGGCACGCACTAATACTTGAGCAATAATTGTGAGCACCATATCCATAAAGGTTGCGCCAATCGCAATGCCTGCAGGCAGGGTTAACATGATGGCCCGTGCACACGAAATCAAATGATCCAAAAGTGTTGCATAGAAAAGTTTCTTGCTGATAGAATCTGGCATGATATACAAGGCAGCTTGTCCAAATTCATCTTTCCATGTTGGAGCGGGTGAGAAAAAGGCAACTAAATACATGGTAATCCCGCAGATTGTAGCAAAGAACATTTCAGGGGGAAGTTCAAGGTTGAAAAATAGCTGTGCAACCGCGACCCCAATCCCTGCAATCAGATACATATAATCTCCAAATCTAAAGAATAAACGGCTTGAACGTTGTCGTTCTATAATTTGTTTATAAAAGATGACTTGAGCACCTTGACCGGATAAATGCCCTTTTCCAGCATGGACTTTTTTAGATTTCCCCAAGGCTTCGCTTAATGAAACATCGCCTTTCTTTTGTTTATCTTCAAGCAGTGCTTGTTTCTGTGAAAAGGACAAAGCATCTTCATAATAATCCCCTTTACAGGGCATCGTATAGGCGATCCATGTTAAGCCAACTGCACTGATAAGATACAGGATGGAAGAAAGGATTGAAACCATCGTAGGACCAAGGATTACCAAGTTAATCCATCCTAATTGCCATCCAAAGATGGGAATCAACAGGATAACGGGATGCGAGACAAGGTTATGAATTGTTTGGGTTGATGCCCCGTTTTGAAGGATATAAAACCCAATAAATAGCGAAACACCTGCAAGTATGCCATAGACCCCCCACTTGATCCATTTCTTTTGCGATAAGGACAGGGTTTCAGATGCATACATAATCAGTGCGAGACTGTAAGAGAGTGAGTT
This DNA window, taken from Erysipelothrix larvae, encodes the following:
- a CDS encoding putative ABC exporter domain-containing protein gives rise to the protein MNNALIYQYKMTAKNAFRQFLKKPLKLIGTALAVGYFVFLPFMFKSMIVNENFDSPAWFVVVISALTIYISMPSTLSYFSRKGVVFRKQDIHFTLATPISPKQALLFALLKTAYLTFAMQIALIIAAIFVFNVPVLNALIMGVGDLVFSNSLSYSLALIMYASETLSLSQKKWIKWGVYGILAGVSLFIGFYILQNGASTQTIHNLVSHPVILLIPIFGWQLGWINLVILGPTMVSILSSILYLISAVGLTWIAYTMPCKGDYYEDALSFSQKQALLEDKQKKGDVSLSEALGKSKKVHAGKGHLSGQGAQVIFYKQIIERQRSSRLFFRFGDYMYLIAGIGVAVAQLFFNLELPPEMFFATICGITMYLVAFFSPAPTWKDEFGQAALYIMPDSISKKLFYATLLDHLISCARAIMLTLPAGIAIGATFMDMVLTIIAQVLVRAMIVYLSVIAREYLGSKLGATISQFVNMVVVFIALIVPTIGITMSIFTSSLIGFLILSGYSAVLSFVFIKLAERILTNIESLRS